One Bythopirellula goksoeyrii genomic window, AATGTGAGTAAAATCCTTTCCTCAGCGGCATCCGAACGAATCTCGGCCTCGTCAGCGGTCACCGTCCAAGCAGGTTTGTCAGGGGCAGAATAAAACAGGAACGTAGGGTCAATGAGCCGTTTCCCATAGACCCGCTGGACCGTCAATTTCAATTGGTCATTGCTATAGGATCGTGTTGTACGCAACCGGCCGTAGATGATTTCTTCGAGTGATTCTAGAACCACCTTTTGCACTCCCCCGTGCCCCCAGGAGACGGCCATGTCGTTGATCCAAACTGTGGCAAAGCTCGCCAAAGTCGCCAAGATTAGCGTGGGCCAAACTAGAACCAAAGGAGAAATACCGAGTGACTTGATCGCCACAATTTCGTTGGAGGAAGAAATGCGGCCATAGATTGTCGTCGACGCCAACAGCATCGTACCTGGCACTGCAAAAAGCATCGCCTGCGGAAGCATGTAGGGCAGTAGCCGCAACAACGGTACGAGTCCCAATCCTTTTTCAACAGCCTCCTTCCCGACGAGAATAAGAAACACGATAGCCGTCATCGCAGTTAGCGTCAGCAGAAATACTGACAGCATTTCAAAAACGATATATCGCGTTAGAATGCGCATCAAGCTGGCGTTACAAATGGGCAAGGGGAGTAGTCTGCCACACTGTACCAATCCCGGCCAGACTGCGAAACGACACTTATGGCAGACTCTCCTACTCGTGCCGCCAATCGATTCAAATAGCCCTCTGCGGCAGCCGGTGGTTTCCCTGACCTACTGCCATCGGCCTAGCGACAACTACTAGAACGATTCGCCGCTTTCAGCTAGCACGCCCCCACTTAACACAGGTCAACTGTCGAATCACTTGTTCCAGGGTGCTTAGAATTGCGGAGCGCTTGCATCAACCGCCTGACGGCGCTACAGTAGGCGATCACCGCCTCTTGATAATTGCCCTGTGTGATAGCCTCATGGGCTGTATTGCGGTCACGATGAATCGTCGGCCAGTCAACTTCCCAATTGTTTTGGCCTTCGAGATCTTCCAACTGTCGCACAATGTCCCCCAACGTACCGATGCTGGCAGGACCTGGCTGGCAATCGTGCCTTCGATAGGGAGCCTTACCATGGAGTCCCAATATGGCACCTGTGTTGCAGGCACCCGGATCGGTGCTTCGTTGTGTCCAGGCAACGATCGCAGCAACAAGGAATGCAGCCAAAGCCAAAAATGCCCCCCCAAATTGATGAGTAGCCATCAAAGCCCCTGCCAAGACAGCGCTCAAAATCATCGCCATCCAAGAAAAAGGGTGAACCGACTTACGACGCATCGATCGACGAGGCGGTAATTCGGATTCTTCAGGCGGAGCAGCAAGCCCCAATTTATCTGACTCGGCAATCTCAACGACGATCGTCGTGATGTTGTCAGGCCCACCCAACAAATTGGCCAAATCGATAAGCGTTTGCGCGGCGTCTGAGAGTGGCAAGCAGCCAATGACTGCACCAATCAGCTCCGGTTTCAATGGTCCAGTAAGCCCATCACTACACAGTAGAAACCGATCACCTGTTTGAACCGAAAATGGACCCTCGACATCCACCGACACCGTTGGGTGCGGACCTAACGATCGCGTAATTACATTTTTGGGGACATACGCAGGAATCTCGTCTTCGCTAGCATGTCCAGCGGCGGCCATCTCCCAGACCAAGCTATGATCGAAAGTCAGCTGCTCAAAACAATTCCCTCTGAGCCGATAAACTCGACTATCTCCCACATGAGCTGCCAAAGCACCCTGAGGCAAGACCAACAAGCAACTGCAGGTTGTCCCCATCCCTTGGAAGTCGACGCTGTTGGAACCTTTATTGTAGATCACACTGTTGGCTTCTCGGACCGCCTCTACAATGGCCTCACTCGGCGAAACTTCCGATCGCTTGTGATAGCTGTGGGGCACGGTATCGGTCGCGAGCTTGCTGGCGAGTTCCCCCGCGGCATGAGCTCCCATCCCATCAGCCACCATGAACAAGTGCCCATGTGATTGCCACTGGCGACTCCCCTCTGCAAGGGACACCGCCATTGAATCCTGATTGCTCGACCGGCGCATACCCACATCGCTAACCGCAGTACAGCGCAGCCCCCCGATGGAGCGTTCCAACTTGCTGGAGGGGCTACTCATACGCGATGCAGATTCTCACAAAGTGCTGAACTGTTGGAGTGAAGACCTGAGAATTCTAGTAGCAGAACTTGAACGCTACCCTCCGAAGGGGATGGTAGAGGCCGCCTGGTACCAGAGAACAATCAATTCCAATCTCTTTACCTTACCTGCAGGCGATTGCCAGCAGAGCAAGCAGCCATTCTAACGACGAAATCTCAGAATTGATAGCGGGGCAGGGGGATTCAAGCAGATGGCTCGACAAAGTCGCT contains:
- a CDS encoding LptF/LptG family permease, whose protein sequence is MRILTRYIVFEMLSVFLLTLTAMTAIVFLILVGKEAVEKGLGLVPLLRLLPYMLPQAMLFAVPGTMLLASTTIYGRISSSNEIVAIKSLGISPLVLVWPTLILATLASFATVWINDMAVSWGHGGVQKVVLESLEEIIYGRLRTTRSYSNDQLKLTVQRVYGKRLIDPTFLFYSAPDKPAWTVTADEAEIRSDAAEERILLTLVNAEIDFGGGGAISHPGSWELPISFSQFTGESGHSRSPANYALREIGPKKVEQARLIETMEQEMAADASHAIMTGRMFELAESDWHSRRRAVENAQNTTHRFYTEPHRRWANGFSCLCFVMIGAPMAIRRRHGEFWGSFFACFLPILLIYYPMLVGCLDQAKAGVFPAPAVWLGNLVLAGWGIWLMRRVVRF
- a CDS encoding protein phosphatase 2C domain-containing protein; amino-acid sequence: MSSPSSKLERSIGGLRCTAVSDVGMRRSSNQDSMAVSLAEGSRQWQSHGHLFMVADGMGAHAAGELASKLATDTVPHSYHKRSEVSPSEAIVEAVREANSVIYNKGSNSVDFQGMGTTCSCLLVLPQGALAAHVGDSRVYRLRGNCFEQLTFDHSLVWEMAAAGHASEDEIPAYVPKNVITRSLGPHPTVSVDVEGPFSVQTGDRFLLCSDGLTGPLKPELIGAVIGCLPLSDAAQTLIDLANLLGGPDNITTIVVEIAESDKLGLAAPPEESELPPRRSMRRKSVHPFSWMAMILSAVLAGALMATHQFGGAFLALAAFLVAAIVAWTQRSTDPGACNTGAILGLHGKAPYRRHDCQPGPASIGTLGDIVRQLEDLEGQNNWEVDWPTIHRDRNTAHEAITQGNYQEAVIAYCSAVRRLMQALRNSKHPGTSDSTVDLC